A region of Chloracidobacterium sp. DNA encodes the following proteins:
- a CDS encoding methyltransferase domain-containing protein, with amino-acid sequence MMLLSLDRPHTATPRAYVDEIIAKHRERSGPECHLYGGHKFTVLPTVYSPFIAPSGGLGLSFAAQPMFRGKRVLDIGCGSGIVSSMIAASGSSMLVGTDINAAAITNCHINARELKVEDISRFYTGDLFEPLVREEEPFDIIFANLPFADALPVDILESAFFDPELRSIKQFITQVGDWLTADGKAYLCLSDYDNDGLDELAESHGLHWKVFIRINHEWSTLYIIELSASSESHPSEKGRL; translated from the coding sequence ATGATGCTTCTTTCACTTGATAGGCCCCACACGGCAACTCCGCGCGCCTACGTTGACGAAATTATTGCTAAGCACCGGGAGCGGTCAGGTCCTGAATGTCATTTATACGGAGGGCACAAGTTCACCGTACTTCCGACGGTCTATTCGCCGTTCATTGCACCTTCAGGCGGACTCGGCCTTTCATTCGCCGCTCAGCCAATGTTTCGCGGAAAGCGGGTGCTCGATATTGGATGCGGGAGTGGTATTGTCTCGTCGATGATTGCCGCTTCCGGTTCTTCGATGCTTGTCGGAACCGATATCAACGCGGCCGCCATCACAAATTGTCACATTAATGCACGTGAGCTTAAGGTGGAGGACATCTCCCGCTTCTATACGGGCGATCTCTTTGAGCCCCTCGTTAGGGAAGAAGAGCCGTTCGATATTATCTTCGCCAACCTCCCGTTTGCCGATGCTCTTCCGGTGGATATCCTGGAATCCGCATTCTTTGATCCTGAACTTCGCTCGATCAAACAATTCATCACTCAAGTTGGCGATTGGCTGACCGCCGACGGAAAGGCTTATCTTTGTCTTTCCGATTACGATAATGACGGGCTTGACGAGCTTGCTGAATCGCACGGATTGCATTGGAAGGTGTTCATTCGTATCAACCACGAGTGGTCGACCTTATATATCATAGAACTAAGTGCGTCATCCGAGAGTCATCCGAGCGAAAAGGGCCGCCTCTAG
- a CDS encoding helix-turn-helix transcriptional regulator encodes MQNSPRSHLNNALWRTRKSRGLAQKQVAWLLGHSSPSRISSYERGERTPNLVTALRLAAIYRCPVERLFPEHFDAIGSELSAKASKATGSLFTPDAKSHLVEDVSICSYERLLEQPIVNEENGRLVRKHVTKLARILAER; translated from the coding sequence ATGCAAAACAGTCCGCGATCACATTTGAATAATGCCCTCTGGAGAACACGAAAAAGCCGAGGACTGGCTCAAAAACAGGTTGCCTGGCTGCTTGGGCACAGTTCGCCAAGCCGGATATCGAGCTATGAACGCGGCGAACGCACGCCAAATCTCGTGACGGCTCTTCGGCTCGCCGCTATTTACCGATGCCCGGTTGAGAGACTGTTTCCTGAACACTTCGACGCGATTGGTTCAGAACTTTCGGCGAAGGCGTCGAAGGCGACCGGATCCCTTTTCACACCCGACGCCAAATCGCATCTTGTCGAAGATGTCAGCATCTGTAGCTACGAACGCTTGCTCGAACAACCGATCGTGAACGAGGAGAACGGGCGTCTTGTGCGAAAGCACGTTACGAAGCTCGCAAGAATCCTAGCAGAACGTTGA